The following proteins are co-located in the Doryrhamphus excisus isolate RoL2022-K1 chromosome 15, RoL_Dexc_1.0, whole genome shotgun sequence genome:
- the si:ch211-139g16.8 gene encoding immunoglobulin superfamily member 6 isoform X1: MVPLFCLTLFLTCLPLQGVAQLQSCLWQPSNVIVRETGQDGEIWCRVHTNCSDKGLHYQWFTFRRRNHIRLNLDATSHKYSLQGATLQIMSLNTNDSGIYYCAAVSHGEPRPGGQHVGMGTTLVVREKTKLMVGHVLLWLTFVLLVIYSLTTVTLIVQKKCGFNIWTCRRLYKSDKQKSSRNKTTIFRDVLHEMRHRRDLKRSKRASTRNPAPVEVWLYCSMLSQDILSKHLK; encoded by the exons ATGGTGCCATTGTTTTGTCTCACTCTCTTTCTCACCTGCCTGCCATTACAAG GTGTTGCACAACTCCAAAGCTGTCTATGGCAACCCAGCAATGTGATCGTTCGGGAGACGGGACAAGACGGCGAGATCTGGTGCCGTGTCCATACCAACTGCTCAGACAAGGGTCTACATTACCAGTGGTTCACTTTCAGACGCAGAAATCACATTCGTCTCAACTTGGACGCCACATCTCACAAGTACAGCCTCCAAGGAGCAACTTTACAAATAATGTCCCTAAACACCAACGACAGCGGGATTTACTACTGCGCCGCAGTTTCCCATGGAGAACCGAGACCTGGGGGTCAGCATGTTGGAATGGGAACAACTCTTGTTGTTAGGg AAAAGACCAAGCTCATGGTGGGGCACGTTCTGTTGTGGTTAACATTTGTCCTCTTGGTCATCTACAGCTTGACAACAGTGACGCTTATCGTTCAAAAGAAG TGCGGCTTCAATATATGGACTTGTAGACGACTATACAAAAGTGACAAG CAGAAGAGCAGCAGAAATAAAACGACAATATTCCGGGATGTGCTGCATGAGATGCGTCACAGACGTGATTTGAAGAGAAGCAAACGGGCCTCCACGAGAAACCCCGCACCGGTTGAGGTATGGTTGTATTGCAGCATGTTGAGTCAGGACATATTGAGTAAGCATCTcaaatga
- the si:ch211-139g16.8 gene encoding immunoglobulin superfamily member 6 isoform X2 translates to MVPLFCLTLFLTCLPLQGVAQLQSCLWQPSNVIVRETGQDGEIWCRVHTNCSDKGLHYQWFTFRRRNHIRLNLDATSHKYSLQGATLQIMSLNTNDSGIYYCAAVSHGEPRPGGQHVGMGTTLVVREKTKLMVGHVLLWLTFVLLVIYSLTTVTLIVQKKCGFNIWTCRRLYKSDKQKSSRNKTTIFRDVLHEMRHRRDLKRSKRASTRNPAPVETTATEWNNTPDDIYQNV, encoded by the exons ATGGTGCCATTGTTTTGTCTCACTCTCTTTCTCACCTGCCTGCCATTACAAG GTGTTGCACAACTCCAAAGCTGTCTATGGCAACCCAGCAATGTGATCGTTCGGGAGACGGGACAAGACGGCGAGATCTGGTGCCGTGTCCATACCAACTGCTCAGACAAGGGTCTACATTACCAGTGGTTCACTTTCAGACGCAGAAATCACATTCGTCTCAACTTGGACGCCACATCTCACAAGTACAGCCTCCAAGGAGCAACTTTACAAATAATGTCCCTAAACACCAACGACAGCGGGATTTACTACTGCGCCGCAGTTTCCCATGGAGAACCGAGACCTGGGGGTCAGCATGTTGGAATGGGAACAACTCTTGTTGTTAGGg AAAAGACCAAGCTCATGGTGGGGCACGTTCTGTTGTGGTTAACATTTGTCCTCTTGGTCATCTACAGCTTGACAACAGTGACGCTTATCGTTCAAAAGAAG TGCGGCTTCAATATATGGACTTGTAGACGACTATACAAAAGTGACAAG CAGAAGAGCAGCAGAAATAAAACGACAATATTCCGGGATGTGCTGCATGAGATGCGTCACAGACGTGATTTGAAGAGAAGCAAACGGGCCTCCACGAGAAACCCCGCACCGGTTGAG acaACAGCTACAGAGTGGAACAACACACCTGACGACATCTATCAAAATGTATAA
- the si:ch211-139g16.8 gene encoding immunoglobulin superfamily member 6 isoform X3, whose protein sequence is MVPLFCLTLFLTCLPLQGVAQLQSCLWQPSNVIVRETGQDGEIWCRVHTNCSDKGLHYQWFTFRRRNHIRLNLDATSHKYSLQGATLQIMSLNTNDSGIYYCAAVSHGEPRPGGQHVGMGTTLVVREKTKLMVGHVLLWLTFVLLVIYSLTTVTLIVQKKCGFNIWTCRRLYKSDKKSSRNKTTIFRDVLHEMRHRRDLKRSKRASTRNPAPVEVWLYCSMLSQDILSKHLK, encoded by the exons ATGGTGCCATTGTTTTGTCTCACTCTCTTTCTCACCTGCCTGCCATTACAAG GTGTTGCACAACTCCAAAGCTGTCTATGGCAACCCAGCAATGTGATCGTTCGGGAGACGGGACAAGACGGCGAGATCTGGTGCCGTGTCCATACCAACTGCTCAGACAAGGGTCTACATTACCAGTGGTTCACTTTCAGACGCAGAAATCACATTCGTCTCAACTTGGACGCCACATCTCACAAGTACAGCCTCCAAGGAGCAACTTTACAAATAATGTCCCTAAACACCAACGACAGCGGGATTTACTACTGCGCCGCAGTTTCCCATGGAGAACCGAGACCTGGGGGTCAGCATGTTGGAATGGGAACAACTCTTGTTGTTAGGg AAAAGACCAAGCTCATGGTGGGGCACGTTCTGTTGTGGTTAACATTTGTCCTCTTGGTCATCTACAGCTTGACAACAGTGACGCTTATCGTTCAAAAGAAG TGCGGCTTCAATATATGGACTTGTAGACGACTATACAAAAGTGACAAG AAGAGCAGCAGAAATAAAACGACAATATTCCGGGATGTGCTGCATGAGATGCGTCACAGACGTGATTTGAAGAGAAGCAAACGGGCCTCCACGAGAAACCCCGCACCGGTTGAGGTATGGTTGTATTGCAGCATGTTGAGTCAGGACATATTGAGTAAGCATCTcaaatga